The Terriglobales bacterium genome includes the window GCCGCAGATGCCAACCTTCAACTTGGGATTGGTCTTGCGGCCCTTCTCGACGCCCATCTTCACCAACTGTCCCACTCCTTCGCGATCGAGCACCGCAAACGGATCCTGCTTCAGGATGCCTTCGCTGACATACGACGGCAGGAACTTGTTGATGTCGTCACGCGAGAAGCCAAACGTGGTCTGCGTCAGGTCGTTGGTGCCGAACGAGAAGAACTCGGCTTCCTTCGCGATCTCATCCGCAACCAGGGCAGCGCGCGGCAATTCGATCATCGTTCCGACCATGTACTCGACCTTCCGCTCCTTCTCGGCGAACACTTCTTCCGCCACACGACGCACAATCGCCGCCTGGTTGGCCATTTCCTTCAGGCCGCCCGTCAACGGAATCATGATTTCCGGCAGAACCTTCACGCCTTCCTTGGAAACCTGAACTGCAGCTTCCAGGATCGCGCGCGCCTGCATCTCGGTGATTTCCGGATACGTGATACCGAGGCGGCAGCCGCGATGTCCCAGCATCGGGTTCAGTTCGTGCAGGTCATTGACGCGCTTCAGGAGCGTCTTCAGTTCCTTCAGCTTCGGTGACTTCGGCTTCGTCGCTTCGAGCACGGCGATCTGAACCATCAGGTCTTCACGGCTCGGCAGGAACTCGTGCAGCGGCGGATCCAAGGTGCGGATCGTGACCGGGAATCCGTCCATCGCGCGGAAGATACCGACGAAGTCGGCACGCTGCATCGGAAGCAGCTTCTTCAGCGCGGCGCGGCGATCTTTCTCGGTTGTCGCGAGAATCATGGCGCGCATGTGGTTGATACGGTCCTCGGCGAAGAACATGTGCTCGGTGCGGCACAGCCCGATGCCTTCCGCTCCGAACGCACGCGCTTGGATCGCATCACGCGGAATGTCAGCATTCGCGCGCACGCCGATGGTGCGGTACTTCTCCGACCAGTCAAACAGCTGCTTCAGCATCGGATCGTCAGGCGACGCCGGCAGCGTGTTCAGTTTGCCCTTGATCACGCGCCCAGTCGTGCCGTCGAGCGAAATCCAGTCGCCTTCCTTGAAGGTCTGGCCTTTCACCTTCATTTCTTTCGTCTTCTCATGGACGTCGATATCGCCGGCGCCGGCCACGCAGCACTTACCCATGCCGCGCGTTACAACCGCCGCGTGCGACGTCATGCCACCGCGCGACGTCAGAATGCCCGCCGCCACTTCCATTCCAGCAATGTCTTCCGGAGTGGTTTCAGCACGAACGAGAATCACGGGATTCCTTTTCGCCCCGTGTCCAGCTTTCTTCACCGCTTCTTCGGCCGAGAACACAATCTGTCCCACAGCCGCACCCGGAGACGCCGGAAGTCCAGTCGCGAGCACTTCGATCTTCTGGGATTTTTCGTCGAGGCGCGGAACCAGGAAGTCGTAAAGCTGGTTCGGCTCAACGCGCATGAAGCCTTCTTCCTTCGTGATAAGGCCTTCGTTCACCATGTCGATGGCGATCCTCACCGCGGCCAGTCCGGTACGCTTACCGTTGCGGGTCTGCAACATGTAGAGCTTGCCTTCTTGGATCGTGAACTCGAAGTCCTGCACGTCGCGGTAGTGCTTCTCGAGCCGCGTGGTGATTTCGCGGAGCTGGTTGTACGCTTCCGGATTTACGTTTTTCAGTTCGGAAATGTGTACCGGAGTGCGCACGCCGGAAACCACGTCTTCGCCCTGCGCGTTCATCAGGAACTCGCCATAGAACTCGTTCGCGCCGTTCGCTGGATTGCGTGTGAATCCGACGCCGGTGCCGCTGGTTTCGCCGAGGTTGCCGAACACCATCGCCTGAACGTTTACGGCCGTTCCAAGCATGTCGTCGATGTTGTTCATACGGCGATAGTGTTTCGCGCGGTCGTTGTTCCAGCTTCTGAAAACGGCGTCACGCGCCATCGCAAGCTGTTCGACCGCATCCTGCGGGAACTCTTTCTTCGTTGCCTTCTGCACGACCTTCTTGTACTCGGCGATAACTTCTTTTAGCGCCTTCGCGTCGAGGTCGGTGTCGAGCTTCGCCTTCTTCTGCTTCTTCTTCGCATCGAAAACTTCGTCAAACGCGTGCTTCGGAATCTCGAGCACCACGTTGCCGAACATCTGGATCAGTCGGCGATAGGAGTCATATGCGAAGCGCGGATTGTTCGACTTCGTGGCGAGCGCTTCAACCGACTTGTCGTTCAGGCCCAGGTTAAGGATCGTGTCCATCATGCCGGGCATCGAGAACTTGGCGCCGGAACGCACGCTGACCAGCAGCGGATTATCGTTCGCACCGAGTTTCTGGCCTTGCAGTTCTTCAAGCCTGCGGACCGCTTCCTTCATCTGCCGTTCAATTTCTTCCGAGGTCTTGCCCGTCTTCATGAACTCGCGGCACGCCTCGGTCTGGATGGTGAATCCGGGAGGCACCGGAAGTCCTGCGTTCGTCATCTCGGCCAGGCCCGCGCCCTTTCCGCCGAGGACATCCTTCATCTTGCCGTCGCCTTCGGCCTTACCGCCGCCGAAGAAATACACATACTTGGCTGTCGATTGCTGTGCAGTTGCCATTTTTTCAGTCTCAACTTCCGGAAATGTAGTTGCCATCTATCAGTCCTCTCTTATGAATGCCTCTCGAACTAAATACCCGTTAAAACAAAAGCGCGGACTTTTCATCCGCGCTCTACTTCCGTTCCGTCACGATCTCCGAAAAATCGGCGATCGTCGAAAAATCACCCAACAGGTCTCGCAATAGCGCCAATCGATTCGCGCGCACCTGCTGGTCGTCTACCATCACCATCACCTTATCGAAGAACAGGTCCACCGGCTGCCGAACCTTCGCGATCTCCTGCAACGCGCCGACGTAATCGCCCTTCTTCCCTGCGATCGCCGAGTTCGCATTCGCCATCACGGAAGCCAGCGCCTTCTCAGCATATTCAGTCGACACCGCCGGATCAAACGTCTCCGCTGGCGCAATCTTCTTCTCATTCGCCTGACGCAGGATGTTCTTGATCCGCTTGAACGCCGCGCCGATCGCCTGGAAATCTTCCGACCCACGAACCTGGGCCACTGCTTCGGCCCGCGCAATCGCGTCATTGATGTCGTCCGCCCCTGCCGCGAGTACCGCGTTCACCACGTCATAGGCAAACCCGCGCACCTCTCGGAGGTAGAACTCCAACCGCTCGCGGAAAAATCCTTCAATATCTGCCGTGTAGTTCTTCGACTTGAACTTCTTCTCGGCATCCGATCCAGCGTATTGCTCGCGTGCCACCCGGAACACATCACTGATACACAGGTTGAGCTTCTGCTCCGCGATGATCTTTACGATCCCGTTTGCCTGCCGACGCAGCGCAAACGGATCCTTCGACCCGCTCGGAATCAGTCCCAGCGCAAACATCCCAGCGATCGAGTCGGCTTTATCCGCAATCGATACCACGCCGCCTTCGACCGACCGCGGCACGGCATCGTCCATCGAACCCGGCTTGTACTGGTCGTAGATGACATCCGCAATCGCGTACCGAGTCGCTTCCGGCAGCGCCGGATCCAATTGCTGCACCCGCGCATAAAGCCCGCCGACGATGCCCTGCAACTCCGTGAACTCTTTCACCAACTCGGTCGTCAGGTCCGTCTTCGCCAGCAGTGCCGCCTTGTGAACCACGCCTTCCCGGACGAACTTCTGTTCGCGGCCGTCGTTCAACCATTCGCAAATTTGGCTCGCCAGCGCCTGTACCCGGCGTGTCTTGTCCGCGTAAGAGCCGAGGTCCTTCTGGAAAGTCACCGATTTCAGCCACTGCACGCGCTCGCGTAACGGATGCTTCTGATCCACTTCCCAGAAGAACCGCGCGTCATTGAAGCGCGCACGCAACACGCGCTCGTTGCCGTGCTGAATCAGTCCCTGCGGATCGCCGCTCGTATTCAGGACAGCCAGGAAGTGCGGCGCCAGTTTCCCGTTCGCGTCTTCGACAGCAAAATACTTCTGGTGGTCGCGCATGACCGTGACCAGCACTTCTTCCGGCAGCGCTAGAAATTCGGGATCGAAGTTTCCTAGAATGACCGACGGAAACTCCGTCAGGTTCACCACCGTCTCCAGCAGCTCTTTATCTTCGCGCCAGCGTGCGCCCGCGACCTTCCTCGTCGCTGCATCCAGTGCCTTGCGAATCCGATGCTCACGTTCCGCCGGACTCGCCACCACGTTCGCCGACAGCAAACCTTCCTGGTACGCCGCCGGTGACGCCAGCTTAACCGCGCCGCCACTCAGAATCCGATGCCCTTCCGACTCATTGCCCGCTGACGTTCCAAACAATTCCATCGGAACCGTTTGCCCATCGAGCATCGCCACAACCCAACGCACCGGACGCACGAACCGCTCCGACGTCTTCCCCGGACGCCAGTACATATTCTTCGCCCAGTACAGGCCGGCAATTTCTTTCGGCAGCGCTTCGCTCAATATCTCCGAGGCCGAACGCCCCTTCTTCACAACCTTCGCCGACAAATACTCGCCCTTCGGCGTTGTGACCTTCTCCACCTGCGATAGGTCCAGTCCAACCTTCTTCGCAAACGCATGCGCCGGAGGCATGGGCTGACCATCCTTAAACGCCACCTTCACCGCCGGACCCATCACCTGCTCTTCCGCATCCGGCTGCGATACCGCGATCCCACGCGCCAGCACCGCGATGCGACGCGGCGTCGAATACGGCTCCAGCGCCGGCGATCCCGACAGCCGTTCTCGCGTCAGCAGTTCGCCGACACGTTTTGCGAGTTCCTGCCGCGCGCCATCAATCATCCGCGCGGGAATCTCTTCGCAACCTATCTCTAGAAGGAAATCTGCCATCAGGGTATCTTTCCTATTTTCTTACGGACTGCGGTTTTTGGGGTGTGAGCAGGGTCACAATAACAATTGTTTATGGCGTCATAGCAGCCACGAATCAGGCCCCTGTCGCGACCTTTTCCGGCTCCTTTTCGGGCTCAGGCTGCGCCTCCTGCTGCGCCACCCAGGCCTTCGCCACACCTACGGCTAATTGCCTAATCCTCGCAATCACTCCCACGCGCTCGGTCACGGAAATCGCACCCCGCGCGTCCAGCAGGTTGAAAAGATGCGAGCACTTCAGGCACAGCTCATAGGCGCCAAGCAACGGGAACCGCTTCACATCGCCTTTTTTCTTCTGTGTCTCGGCAAACGTGGCAATCAGTTCCTTGCACTCTGTCTCGTACAGGTCCAGGTGCTTCCACAGGAAGTCCACGTTCGCCGACTCGAAGTTGTACACCGACATCTGCAACTCATCTGCGAGCCGCACATCGCCGTACGTAAATATCTTCGACGGATCCTGCGGATCGCGCGCCCACACGATGTCGTAAATCGAATCCACATCCTGCAGAAACGCCGTGATGCGCTCCAACCCGTACGTCAGCTCAGCCGAGATCGGATCCAGGTCCACACCACCGCACTGCTGGAAGTACGTGAATTGCGTGATCTCCAACCCGTCGAGCATCACCTGCCATCCGATGCCCCACGCGCCCAACGTCGGCGATTCCCAGTTGTCCTCTTCAAACTTGATGTCGTGCTCGCGCAGGTCAATCCCTATCGCCTCGAGCGACTTCAGGTAAAGCTCCTGCACGTCCTGCGGCGGCGGCTTCAAAATGACCTGTAACTGCGTGTGCTTATAAAGACGGTTCGGATTCTCGCCATATCGTCCGTCCGCCGGACGCCGCGACGGCTGCACATACGCCACCTTGTACGGCTGCGGTCCCAGCACGCGAAGGAATGTCTCCGGCGCCATCGTTCCCGCGCCAACTTCCAGATCGTACGGCTGCTGCATCACGCAGCCGCGCTCCGCCCAAAACTGCTGGAGCCGAAGGATGATTTCCTGATATGTAAGATTGCTTTTCGCCATTTGCTTTTAGCTGTTAGTTCTTAGTAATGAGTATTTGGTTGTGAACTTAAGGCATCGCCAAGAACCTACATCACTCGTATCGCTCTGCACGACCAAATACCAATAACTAAGAACTAATTACTGCCGTAGTTACTCGATTTTTTCCAAACTGTGCGCCGTAACCAACTTCTTATCCAGTTGCCGTTCCATGATCTGGATCAAAAACTTCCTCAAGTCCGCGCCCTTTCTCTTGGGCCAAACGTCGGAAGCCAGCACATCCACCGGAGCCCGAAACATCTCTGCTGCTAGCTTGCGCGATTCCCACGTCAACTCCGATGACGCCAACCGCTTATCATCCACGCACAGCAGTCCATCGACGAGCGCATGAAACCAGGCTTTCTCACCGTCGAGCGCCGCGCCGCACTGTACGCAAACGTGAAGCCCCGGCAGGAATCCCGTCAGCCGCGTCATCCAGAGGTCGAAATACGTGAGCGGCATCCAGATCGCACCGGCCCGCAGATTGCTCAGCACCGACGACGTCAAGCGGTAGACCGCATCATTCACTTCGCGGTCCGGCAAAAGCTCATCAACGACTTCCGCCACATGCGCCAGCGCCGCCGCTCTCGGATAATCCACCGCTCCGGCCAGCGGAGACTGCAACACATCGCACGAGTCGATCCGTGCCA containing:
- the ppdK gene encoding pyruvate, phosphate dikinase, giving the protein MATTFPEVETEKMATAQQSTAKYVYFFGGGKAEGDGKMKDVLGGKGAGLAEMTNAGLPVPPGFTIQTEACREFMKTGKTSEEIERQMKEAVRRLEELQGQKLGANDNPLLVSVRSGAKFSMPGMMDTILNLGLNDKSVEALATKSNNPRFAYDSYRRLIQMFGNVVLEIPKHAFDEVFDAKKKQKKAKLDTDLDAKALKEVIAEYKKVVQKATKKEFPQDAVEQLAMARDAVFRSWNNDRAKHYRRMNNIDDMLGTAVNVQAMVFGNLGETSGTGVGFTRNPANGANEFYGEFLMNAQGEDVVSGVRTPVHISELKNVNPEAYNQLREITTRLEKHYRDVQDFEFTIQEGKLYMLQTRNGKRTGLAAVRIAIDMVNEGLITKEEGFMRVEPNQLYDFLVPRLDEKSQKIEVLATGLPASPGAAVGQIVFSAEEAVKKAGHGAKRNPVILVRAETTPEDIAGMEVAAGILTSRGGMTSHAAVVTRGMGKCCVAGAGDIDVHEKTKEMKVKGQTFKEGDWISLDGTTGRVIKGKLNTLPASPDDPMLKQLFDWSEKYRTIGVRANADIPRDAIQARAFGAEGIGLCRTEHMFFAEDRINHMRAMILATTEKDRRAALKKLLPMQRADFVGIFRAMDGFPVTIRTLDPPLHEFLPSREDLMVQIAVLEATKPKSPKLKELKTLLKRVNDLHELNPMLGHRGCRLGITYPEITEMQARAILEAAVQVSKEGVKVLPEIMIPLTGGLKEMANQAAIVRRVAEEVFAEKERKVEYMVGTMIELPRAALVADEIAKEAEFFSFGTNDLTQTTFGFSRDDINKFLPSYVSEGILKQDPFAVLDREGVGQLVKMGVEKGRKTNPKLKVGICGEHGGEPSSVEFCYQVGMNYVSCSPFRVLTARLAAAQAAYAKTHSGAEAGRTK
- the glyS gene encoding glycine--tRNA ligase subunit beta; protein product: MADFLLEIGCEEIPARMIDGARQELAKRVGELLTRERLSGSPALEPYSTPRRIAVLARGIAVSQPDAEEQVMGPAVKVAFKDGQPMPPAHAFAKKVGLDLSQVEKVTTPKGEYLSAKVVKKGRSASEILSEALPKEIAGLYWAKNMYWRPGKTSERFVRPVRWVVAMLDGQTVPMELFGTSAGNESEGHRILSGGAVKLASPAAYQEGLLSANVVASPAEREHRIRKALDAATRKVAGARWREDKELLETVVNLTEFPSVILGNFDPEFLALPEEVLVTVMRDHQKYFAVEDANGKLAPHFLAVLNTSGDPQGLIQHGNERVLRARFNDARFFWEVDQKHPLRERVQWLKSVTFQKDLGSYADKTRRVQALASQICEWLNDGREQKFVREGVVHKAALLAKTDLTTELVKEFTELQGIVGGLYARVQQLDPALPEATRYAIADVIYDQYKPGSMDDAVPRSVEGGVVSIADKADSIAGMFALGLIPSGSKDPFALRRQANGIVKIIAEQKLNLCISDVFRVAREQYAGSDAEKKFKSKNYTADIEGFFRERLEFYLREVRGFAYDVVNAVLAAGADDINDAIARAEAVAQVRGSEDFQAIGAAFKRIKNILRQANEKKIAPAETFDPAVSTEYAEKALASVMANANSAIAGKKGDYVGALQEIAKVRQPVDLFFDKVMVMVDDQQVRANRLALLRDLLGDFSTIADFSEIVTERK
- a CDS encoding glycine--tRNA ligase subunit alpha, which produces MAKSNLTYQEIILRLQQFWAERGCVMQQPYDLEVGAGTMAPETFLRVLGPQPYKVAYVQPSRRPADGRYGENPNRLYKHTQLQVILKPPPQDVQELYLKSLEAIGIDLREHDIKFEEDNWESPTLGAWGIGWQVMLDGLEITQFTYFQQCGGVDLDPISAELTYGLERITAFLQDVDSIYDIVWARDPQDPSKIFTYGDVRLADELQMSVYNFESANVDFLWKHLDLYETECKELIATFAETQKKKGDVKRFPLLGAYELCLKCSHLFNLLDARGAISVTERVGVIARIRQLAVGVAKAWVAQQEAQPEPEKEPEKVATGA
- the recO gene encoding DNA repair protein RecO; its protein translation is MPQKQSEAIVLRTYPLHEADLLVTFFTRSEGKVKGVAKSAKKSKKRFGGALEPLTQVRVYYDDREKRELARIDSCDVLQSPLAGAVDYPRAAALAHVAEVVDELLPDREVNDAVYRLTSSVLSNLRAGAIWMPLTYFDLWMTRLTGFLPGLHVCVQCGAALDGEKAWFHALVDGLLCVDDKRLASSELTWESRKLAAEMFRAPVDVLASDVWPKRKGADLRKFLIQIMERQLDKKLVTAHSLEKIE